In Hippoglossus hippoglossus isolate fHipHip1 chromosome 11, fHipHip1.pri, whole genome shotgun sequence, the sequence aatttttttttttaattaaagcaaTTTAAAGATAACACAGTAATAGACAACATTTTGGCACAAAtacaagataaaaaatgttacagatgagataaaaaaattaaaaaaaaacattaggaAATCATTGAAAAGAGTTGGtaaaattagattaaaatgAAAGTTGAATTCCTCAAGCCTTGAGAATGCTCACTTATAAAAATGGGCCTTTAACTGAAATATAAGAGAATAAGGAGTTTGCCTGTTAAAGTAAAGTGAGGATGGTTTCAAAAACTAATGAACGGTTCATCACATCATTCATGGTGAAGCAAACACTGCACACATTGTTTCTTTGGGTACACGTTACAGTACGTGGTCTCAAGCGTCTTGCCAAAGTTCTTGTGTGATGTAGGAAGTCTCATGTAATCCCACACTGATTCCATGAAGTTGAGATCAGACTGTGGGGGGCTCcaccatctgctgcaggactttttgttctttgtgtggCTGGTGATCATTCTCCTATGTGACTCAGGCTGCTTGTGGTTGTTGTCATGGATAAGAATTTGAATCTTGAGTGCTTAGAATATTTGTACAGTGGTGTGGAGTGAGTAGAGCAACAGTACACTGTACTGCAAGAGATTGATTGTGATATAATTATTAGGCTAGGGTCCATTTAGTTTGCTGTGAGTAACTTTTGGTaacactgaagaagagagaTTAAATACGGATTAAATCAAGACATAATCTTTTTGTAATTTGGACTCTGCCTTATCTACCCATCAATGGAAAAGGTAGACTATTTTATTGCAGTCTTTAGACAATTATATTCtttaaaatagattttgaaTTAATGTGTGGTCATAACAATAATATGTAATTCCCAGAACTTCTtctaaaatgtctggaaaagcTTTTTATAACTAGTACGAAATACACTTTATCCCATTAAACCAAATGCAATCTCATTACTTAATCCTGGTTATAAATGATTCTAATCTTTGTAGTAAGCAGCATAACAAGTGACACGACAAACCAGTAAAGATTTGTATCAGCCAATTTATTACATCATATAAATCTACTAAAATTATaaacatgaaatacaaaatgttcatAGAAAATACATACAATAAGGGTCTTCAGGAACACTTCAAAAACAATACTGTATCGAATATGAAacatagaaaaacagaaattaatCAACAACATCATGCATTAAAGCCAAAAGATGAAAAGCccacgtttgtttgttttttataaaggTGGATAGCAAAAAATATACTGTTTTTTGAAAGGTCTTCATTGATAATGATCACAAAGAAAGGTCAAAGGCATTTGTAAGAAGAATGGAGCTCTGAGATTAATGGCTTGTTGTcagaaatcaaaacacacaataataataagcatCTTAATTAgaggaaaaatgcaaaaacacatAATTCAAGATCTCCAGCCTCATTCCTGTAACCAGCTCATTTGAAAACGTTCGATGCGAGTGCACCAGCACTAAAGCATGAAGTCGGACTTGAAATCGCTTCACGGGACGATACAATCACTGAAAATCAATCTTTTGCTGAGATTCTTGGATCGAATGTGAGATGAACGAGGCTGGATTCAAGCTGCAGAATAGAGTTCAACTGTCTCTTTAAACATTTCAGTATTTACTGACGTGTGTTGCAAGAGGACAAAACTTTTttctcttggtggagctgacTCCATATTTTGCGAGCCCAGTACCAAACCAACAATATATAATGGTTATAAATGTATAACAAACGtagtgagatttaaaaaatccttcATAAGAACATATTAAGGTATTGTAACAGTAATATAGCGTGTAATCTGCACACTACAACATGTAATGTAACATCACCTTTACATGTAAGACAAAAGACGTAAAGTAGAGTAGCTTTAACTTTTAAAGACCCAGTTAAATGGAGTTTAATGAGTCTAACCGCAACAGGCTACCAATTTACTTAAAGGCACAATGGTCCCAGAGAGAAATACGGCAATAGAATATTAAAACAGATCTGGCTTTAATCGTACAAACATTCCTGCCccctttgtttttaatttgcaggCTGCCTGAATTTCATGTAATCAGTTTCTGCTGTTGACAATCCAGCATTGAGCAGAAGCACGAGCCCTCCCGCTGTTTAACTCGCATAACTCACTGcccacatttttctttcaaaccAGAGCCGAACATTATCAATTAAACTCTCATTCCCCTTCCACGGGGTCTTTAAAAAGGGACTCTTTGAAATGCCTTCATTcttataatgtaataaaaaatacatttttagataTGTCATACAGGGAAATAAAAGGatatcacatttacagtataaaaAAGAGATCAGGTCCTTCTATGTAAAAAGGTGATTAAGTGCGAGTTACATTTCAGCTCGTGGACGTTCACCAGCACAGCTAAGAACCGAACTCTGCTTCCAATATCATGAAAACCATCAACCACAAGCACTGGTGCTGTTTAGTATTGACGACAATGACTCACACGTGACTCACACATTGTAAATCCTCTTGTTAAAAAGGATCCTTTGACTCGTttttgtgtgtggctgtttgCTGACGTCGATGAGACTCTCACCAGCTCTTctgatgacaaacacaaactctgtcATGGAGCAATTCTATCGCCTGGATAGCTGCAGTAGTTGAGAGCGCACTGAGAATAAACATTCAGCTGGTGTCAATGAACGCTAGAATAGTTCAAACAAAGCGATGGTTCGCTATTGGATGTTTTAAAAACCTGAGCTGCTGAAGTATTTTTTCAATAATGTAACTGTTGCGATCTTACACTTAAAGAAAATCTCATGTGCTTACATTagaaagggattttttttatcccttAAATTGCTGTTTTAGAATGATCTTTTTCTTAGTGGTCACAAGTTACTTGCCCTCAGGGCTTTAAGATTCTGGTTTGTATTCtcttttgctgcttttttaCCACTGTGACTCTGAGTAGTGTAAGTGAACGCACCCAATAACATTAAAGAAACTCTTTGATCTGATTTACAAATGATCTTCACCTCCTAcgtgtttggtttgttggtcATTTTACCTCATGACCTGTACATTCACAGATGAAAGGCAGGTTTTGTTTGTTACAGTCtggaataaagaataaaaacatgtattacCCCGTAAGCTGGTTCGCCAAGTTTACAGGTAGTTTATAGAAAAGTCGTTTTCCTGTAATCACTAGGCACAAAGAGGTAACAGCTATAGTGGCAGGTGTTTGTTTGATGGTGGGATGTGCATACTGTAAAATCAAGTGCTGATTACCTGGTCCTCGTGAAGAAACATATGATACAAAGGGATTTAAGAAATCAGACGACTCATCTTTATCTCTATGAAATGTTCAATACTGTTACCAGGAATCCTGCGGAGTGTGAAGGCATGATTCCATGGGCCGGGTTTAGCGTGACGGCAGGGTGGCGGTGTTGGCCGCGTTGAGCTGACCCACGGCTAACATCAGGatgtctttcttctctttgtaAAAACGCAGTTCTCTGCCCGCCAGTCTGGCGTCCTCCAGTTCCCGATCTGTGGAGGCCAGCTCCTGCGCAATGGTGCTCGCCACGCTCTGCTCTCGGTTCACCCAGTCGGCCGCCATCTGGGTGCGCATGTCGTCATCCAGAGCCCGGTGGGAATAGTGAGCCAGCACCTCCTGCAAAGTTCAGTCATATCAAAGAGTCAAAGTTTGAGGGTGTGAAGGCTTTTTCCTTGATGAAATATTCAACAAAGGGTCTTGAAAGAGTCAAGTTCATCTGCCAGTGGAAATAAGCATTgtgatttatattatttacttTAGAGGTAAAGAATAATGTCTCTTAGTTGAAGTATTGTCTCTGATGCTTCACATGTCAGATAACCAACCTAGAAGTTAAACTCTCAGGtaaataaaagatatattttaaaGTTGGAATTAAACTAGTTATAGTGGAATTTAATTTGCCAGGGAATAACAGTGCATTCACATAGTGTCGGAATAAGAGTTCCCGACAGAGAAAATTCCCGTAAACACCACCTCAAGTACAACAACTCGAAAGGTCGGCAGAAATGTTGTTACACACAATCAGAAATTGGGACGAATTCCCAACTCGGTGAACGGGTCCTTGCAAGGAGCAAGTAAATGTACAGTGAATGTAAAGTAATGAAACAAtaaggcatatttagaggactgatatctatgagtgtgtgtaatttggtgcagcctgattgactTTAAGGAGAGGTTGGGCCTTGGCAGCGGTATGGGCTCTGGTGAGTTTAATTCTAGTTCAGGAAGGTTAGAATTAACAAAGAACTTCCTCTCTGGTTTACTTATTTTCCAGCCTGCCACTGCTCACATGCTGAGATGATCTATGTGGAACAGTACAGACCTGTCGTGTAATTACTTCACTGAAAACCACCACTGTACTTGGATAATGAACCCATCTGGGAAGTGGGCGAGGATCACATTCAGTACCTGTCGGGAACACTGTCGCTCTCTCATGGCTTTGAGGCTTCCATTCCAGTGCAGTAGCTGAAACACAGTCATCAGCTcctggagacacaaacacagcagagccagCGTGAGACCCAACTCTCTTCACAGCACACAACATGTAGTAATTCAGTTATTCAAACCATGCCTTCAGACTGCTCCTTTCCAGTTAGAAACGAGGTCAACGTGTTCTAGCTAAGGTCACGTGTGGGCTACCACTACATGTATGTGCACACCAGACGCCCACGAGCTGCGTAGCTGTGTCTGAGGAGCATAAAATGTGACCTAACACGACTCAGACATTCCTGATTTATATGCACCTGAAACTCCAGCATGGATTTTCCTTTGTTGGACTCGAGCATGAAGCGAAACGCTCCAATTCCTGTGTTGGGATTGTCGgcctcctctctgtttccctgTGAAGCACAGCAAGCAGTTAATGAGCATATGGTGTGATGCTTGACTCATATAGGGTTTCATGGCTCACATATATACTTGGACTTTGATGTCAGCGTCACACAATGAGGAGGATAACCACAAGTTCAGATGCACATTGATATTGTTAATTTACCCTGTAGTCCTCCCAGTCGTTTCTTCTTCTGATCTACGGATGTTGGTGAGAAATGCAGATTCAAATTTTAAAAGTTTGGCAAATGTTTTGTGAGCAAGAAAATGAGATCCACACGTTGTCTGAGACGTAAAGATCAACTCCATGTTTGCAGCGAGCAACTTTGTTCAAAGTATCTTGTTAACGTCTCTGTGACATCCTCAATATTTTGCTTTCAAAAATTGTATTTTCCGTAAATCCGTTTTCTTCCTCCAGAGATCCGTTGCATCTGTTTTTCATACAACTTAATCAGAGCCATCTTGACACAAGCGAGTCTTAATGGGAGCTCGTCCAAGTCACATAAgactttttcagacatgaactagATATGAAGAAGGCCGAAGGAGATCGTCGTGGTCAGGCACTCAAAGCAACTggctcagacatttgcattctcacatggaGCCCCTCTATGGTACCAGTATGGAAGTCCAGGAAACTGTATGTGACTTTCCCACTTACCAAAAGCTTGATACCTAAACAACAACTTTCAGCTTGTTACCGTAACTTACATTGAAGGAGGCCAGAGCCTCGCTCACGCTCTTCTCGATGAAGTCGTCTGTGATGCGACGGGACGGATGTTCATTGAAAACAGAGTTCATGAGGGCGATCTTGGCAGCGCTGCGTCTGGCCTCGGCCTTGGTGGGACAGAACTGTCAAACAGTGGAGAAAACGAGCATCAGCGGTCAGATACAAGCAGAAATACAGATGTACTGCACAGTGAAGAAGGCTGGAGAACAACAGTGTTTATATCATAgattgactgtttataaagatgtcGGTTCCCGAAATGTGAAGATAAGGggtcttgattgccccctgttggctggctgcagtataggtcataaacccaatctcctccatgttggtggatgggatatggatcaaacaaaaaaattcaaaacacaagtaaattttttctcaaagttggtttctgtccttttatgtagttcttatcacattgatgtatgTATAAATGCACAGTTTTCATaaaaagtttggtttcaattaaatttttgatgctataaaaatggaatgaaatatcatgattgacCGCTGAGACTGACCCGTGATTGGTCAGGCATGTGTATGGGTGGAACCTTGATACCGAGGCTCCATCCCTCAATAGCTACTGCttagactctggctccaaatgacatcatagacacaagatggcagcatttatAGCCGGGAGGTTGTGGAGAtacgtcatccatctttatatacagtctatgtatagTTATAGTTAGTTTCAATGTGGACGTATCTTAATGTTTCCTCGTCTTGAGTTTGGATCCATGTTTAGAATGTTATGTTTGCAAGCATGTTTGGATTCTGTAACCTTGTGACATGAACCTGGAATGACCATGTTTCTCCATCACACAGTAAAGAAACAGTGCAGTTACTGTACCTGGAAACTTCCGAAGCAGCTGCCTCCTGGAAGGCTAACATAGCAGACATATGGCGGGCTGTTGGACGGGACCATTTCATAAACAACTAAAGCTCCGTTGCGCAGATCGGCCCCTCTGGTCAGCTTCATCTGCCAGAACTCCTGTAAAGCCTCCACCACGTTTACTGCAGGGAACAGATATAAATAAACCGTCACACTGAGATATAACAAATCTGACTTTTATTATTAGCCCTATTTAGAAGTAAAATGTTTTAGCTGGAAATCTAAATGCTATTTGTGCTGAGCTTAAGTGCCGTCAGTCTCTGGCCATGCTCTGTAACATCCTCTCTAAGATGGATGGGCTGGGGGGAAGGTCATTTCAAGGATGCCAGGGGATTTTCCTGAAAATATTTATGTGCTTGCCTAAAGGAAATTCTGCATCAGCTCAGAAGAGCTGCTCGCTTAAAGAAACACACCCTCATCCGCGGAACTTTCATAAGCAAAAGTTGCATTCATGTGTTCCTCCAAGAGGAAACGGCAACAAAGAAACTGAGCCGTAAATAACGATTTGGGCTCGCTTCTGCGGGGAGATGTGAGCGCAGCCAACATTATCCAGGTCTCTATCACTTCTGTCACCTCTCGGCTCTTTGCTACCGAGCTCTCGCTGTTTGATACGGACACAGACAAACTGAgtctcccccacacacacacacacacacacacacacacacacacacacacacacacacacacacacacacacacacacacacacacacacacacacacacacacacacacacacacacacacacacacacacacacacacacacacagaatctgGAGCCTGATCAGTATCAGTTGTTTTCAAAGCTGCAGCCTTGACGAACatagaaatagaaaacataTCCGGACTTCGCACGTTAAATCACTAATGTGCAATCCAAAGCTGTTATTGCTTTAACCGTGTGAAAGTGAAATGCTCACTATAAActgtttctcttgttttcagCCAAATATGAAGTAAGTTACCTTCACAACAGATGAGCTATTGCATATGTTGTACATGCACATTAGTTTCCTCCAAACAGAGGCTGAACCCAATGAGCAAAGTCCTGATCCTTTTGAGCATCTAAATGGTTCATGGCTGTATTAAGACTTGCAAGACTGcatttcagtctgttttttatATCAGGTTTTGATCATTTCCTTAAATCTAAAAGGACAAAGACTCAGGAAACACCAGGAGATAGTGGAGGATGATATATTACAAAGTGACAATGGTTCTGCTCCAGGCTCACAcccacagagcagcagttaCCATTCCCACATTCACAGCTAGGGGCAAAAATCTGAAATGGGCTTTTCTGAATTACACCTTAAATAATTATTCATCCATCTTAATTGTGTTTTGACTGAAAATGAATGCCTGTTAAATCCCTGGTCCCGGCACACTGATGACtgtatgaaataaaaagtgtaGATAAACCCCATGTGGCTGCACTTTTGGTTCCCGAAATCCCAAAATatgacagatgtgtttgtttattttgtaatgtttgcAACAATTTACCTaacatcaacattttcctcCCAAGAGTAACAAGAGAAATTGGAGCATTAAGGCACAAATAAAGCCAGTGTGGCGTCTTTAAGGTGCTGCCAATGTTGACGTGGTGTTAAGTAGCCTAAATGGAGGGAAAGACGGGAGGGACAATCTTTTGGGAATAAATCCTATTAGCGCGAGACAGGAACACTTGTATTAGCTGTGACTGCCAACATTATTGCATTTGGTCTAATAGTTGGTGTTAAGCCTCCTGCCAATGTGTtacagtgaaaaacaacatgttaaatACAGATAAGTGAACAAGGATCATTAGGTGATCAACATTTCCCCTtatcattattagtattattatctAGTGGGGCCTTAAACATGTTTCCATATAATATTGATATATGATGCaatgaaatatgtttgttgtgaagttgtttgttaattgtgcttgtttttttctatagttttgtttgtgcactgtttttttttatggttttgtttttgtgattgttCTCATGACATGAATGATACACAACTACCCATGAGACACAATTATCGATATGCTGACAGCAAATATCtatattttgtaatatatatataaatatagtttgaACTTTTGCAAGTTTAAGGTTATGTTTCATCTCAGTTTGAGTCAAACTCTGCGAAACTGACACCAAAGtgtaatgaataaatacacaaatcctgcactttttgtattttcttcttcagtttgaCAGACATCATGATGTATCGTTGCATGATTGTCTTGCAATACATCAATTATTGCAGAATCGCTGTATCGTGATATTATCGTGGGCCCTGTATCGTGTACCACGAGGTACCCTGTGATTCCCACGCCTATTCGTTCCTAAAaaagtttttatgttttccgAAAATTCAAAACTCAAGCTGTTCTGAGTAGGAGGCTCTCATCCATCTGGTTTTACTTACACTGTGATGAATGGTTTGGATTTAAATATTCTGGCTACATATTGAAAGATGAATAAACTTAATTTTTCTCAATTAAAAGAGCTGAAAACCTGATTTTACAActttcttttgttatttaacCTTACTATAATAACACTTATCCCATTTAACGGTGCAGGATCAGTATTGTATTGTGGCTCATGTATATGTATAATAGTTTATTGTTCGCAGATGTAAACCGGAGCCGTGGTAGTTAATCCTGTAATGAAGTGAGGCTGTGTAAAtatcagaagaaaaacattaaggTGATGTTATATTAAGTGGAAATGTTTTATCTACAAGGTAAAACTGGATACGTGTGATATTTGACGCTGTGGAACTAAACACAGgaatgtagtgtgtgtgtgtgtttttacgtTGCTGGTCTATTCCCAAACAAATGGCGCAGCTAAAAGTGGttttctgctccagctcccctcCCCAACTCAGCCTGAAACATCCGATAAAAACATGCTTATTGACGCGGTTAACGGGACGTTAGCGCCGCGGGACGTTACCTCTGCCGtagccctgtgtgtgtttggcgaAGCTGCGGACCACAGCCTCCACCGCCTCCTTCAGCACCGCCGGGTTCCCCGGGTTACAGTGGCCGGCAGCCCCCGGCCCCAGCCCGGCCCCGATGCCGCCGTACAGGCTGTGGAACTGCAGCGGAGGCGGAGGCGGGGGAGGCCCGCAGGACGCGGCCAGGGAGGCCGGGGACGGCAGCAGCGGCGCGATGGGGACCGTGACCCCGGGCCGGAGCGACGAGGAGCGGAGGGTCCCGGTGGGTCCCGAACCGAATCCGATACCCGGCTGCAGCCGCTGAGGGCGGATACTGTCCGGGATAAGGTGAGATTCCATTGTCCACACGTAGCGTCTGCGGAGTCCGGGCTGTGCGGGGAATGTGCGGCGATCTGCGGGACGGGTTCGGGTTCGGACACGGTGTGTGAGAGCCGGCGGAGCAGGGCGGGATCAGGCTGGAGACAGTCACCGCCTCATGGAGCATACACAGCCGAGTCTTCGACACATTTCACCgcagctcctcatcctcactgcCAGGCTGCCCCAGACACAGGAGGCGTTCAATGACCCCTGGGATTCCCCACACTCACTGACAACAGCTGCACACCAGAACCTCTACATGTTCAGactgtctttttaaaatctttaatctGAAACTAATGTCTCCTAATGTCATTAATTGTATACACACTGTTAAATATACCTTTCATAAAGTATCAGGAACAATTCCACGACACTGAAACATTAGTCAGCCACTACAAATCCcaattgtttattattatgttgCTCAATTCAggtttacatacacacacttctgATATTAATCTAAGCGGACCGTATATACCGTACATTATACAAATTCACTACTGTTGTATGATTCACCTACTTAATGTATATAAGCAACCCGTACATTATTAATCCACATTTCTTCCAGCATCTTGACACTGTCCTCTGGTCACAATTCAATCATATCTGCACAGTAGTCAAATGTTTGTGTCCACCCCTTGCTCAGCTTGTTGTCTCGTTGCACTACTGTCTTGTACAGATTCACTCTATTTGTACAatagttgtgtttattttggagTCTGTTTTTGCTGAATGTCTATTAACTATAAGAACACTGAGAGCAAATAACACTGGAGTCAAAGTCCTagtatgtgtacacatacatgGCAAATAAAGTTCATTCTGATTCCTCACTCAGGTTTTCAACTAATTCAGTTGTGCCCACATACCCACATGGTATGATGGCCCTTAGGGGGGTCACtactgtttgccagatctgggtCACAATAAGCCACAGCATTaccgcatgtcaaccaaaggtggccCAATTTTGTTTGGTGCTATTTAGACCATATTCCCTGTTgccacatgggccactttaggttctCATCCAGATGACACCTTGTCCAGAGCACCGCATGTTTTTCAAAAATTTGCTACTTTACAACTGGGCCACTTCAGGTTCACATACATTTTGTCCGggccacaagaaggccagaTGTGCCAAATCATTGCTTGAGGTGGCCAACATCCAAATGTAAATTTGCCCTGGatgcttgtttgtttgacttcttgttattgttgtttgaGTCTATAATAAACTGCAACAGTATAATAAACAAAATGGGAAAACATGCTGTAACTATAACATATCAAATAGATATACGTAAACATCAAATTTCTGCAAATTCGTTATCAAACAGTTGCAATCAAACTCGGATAGGAAGTTATATGCATGTTGTTGTCATATTTCCTGCATTTTCCACAGGGCATGAAGGCACCAGTGAAAAGTCAGAGAAATATCAAGCCAAGAAATCTGAGCCTGCTCTGTTCTCTCCTGTGGCTCCAACAGAGAACAACTACAGTGTGGGCTCAGGCTCCAGCTCTGCAGCCTGAAGCATGTGATTAAAACCTGCAGCCACAATAACTCAGTTTAGTCAAGAGAGGGTGAGACACTCAGGTCACTTCTTCAACCCACTCAGACAGCAACTGAGTCAGTAGTTAGTTAGTAGTTAGAGGGTTTAACTGTGAGACAGTGGGACCACCAGCCTCGTACAAAACAAATAGTTGAAGGAGGAAATGGGACCTCCTCTCACGCTTCCTAAGAGGTTTTTACGACTTTCTGGGCCTTGTGTAATTTTTCATCCTCGCTGTGGcctgggaggaagccagagaagTTCAGAGCAGGAACTCAGGAGCTTTTGATTGAAtctgtattctttttttcttcctgtttttcaaAGCTGAGTCTGCAATATAATAAACATTCAGTCATTGCACATCTGGTTGCactaaaaaacaaattacagcaAAGTGTGAGACTGAAAACCTCCGAGCAGACGAAGACGAGGCCCATCTGACGTGTTTGTGAGCAGacaacagaaagaagaagaagaagaagaagaagaaacagacatATATCATAACTATAATGAGGCTCACTGGAGGACGCCCTCTCATTTCATGACATCAGTGATTAACCTCAGCTTCACTGCTTTGCGTTCACATGACGTTCGGACCAATCTAATGTCATTTAATCTCCTCTAATCTAATGCTCAGTTTgcctgagctgctgtgtgtttgtttcagagtTAAAGTCATGAACTCACAATCAAGTTAAGCAATAAACCAggcttcattttattttaaagtgcaCGAGGCTCATCGTTGCCGCAGAGGATCATCTGACCTAAACATGAATGTACTGCGGGGCTGTATTCCATTTCTTCTTATTGTTAAAGTCTCACTATTGTAAACAGCAGCCattgtaaacaaaacaaaaacaacagaagaccaaagaaaacaagtatATTTACGTAAGTGcaatatttaaataacatttttgatggatggatggatggatggatggatggagggagggagagagagagagagagagagagagagagagagagagagagagagagagagagagagagagagagagagagggagagagagagaaaacgtcTTTAATGTTTCTAAGtccatttatattattttatcttaactTGTCTATACTATTAGAGTATTAGCACCAGGTATAAGAAGAGAAAGTAAGAAGGGGAACTTTTTTccctcatttttcattttgaaaattaAGTCGAATTTGTGCagtacaactttatttttcccTTCGCTCCTTCCCCATTATATATCTGAGGATGCGTCAGATTTTTCTTGTGACCTTTGGACGGGTCATGGCTCTGATGTCCGGACTGGACTTTGTTGTATCAGTATTAACATAATGGGTTGAATCTATaagcaaatgtgtgtgaaaatgttgctgATTTGAACTTTTACTTTGGTAAAATGTTGATTTTGAGACTTTTACTGGAGTATTTTagtgtgtatttttactgtCTTTACTCGTTTTTAACACTTGGAAAAACACATAACTGGTAAAGAGTCTTCATTCTGCATTCATGCCTGAACCAAAACTTATAAATGTGGATGACTTTTACTCTCTATTATTTACTGGGTGTCAAATCTTGGAAAAGAATCAGGGCCTAGTTTCACCTCTTCTCAAGTTTTCATTCAGTATTTGTTGCAACGTAAACTTCTCATGGAGTCCAGGCTCGTGGTGAACAGGCTCTGGACAGAGAAAATATTCTCTTGTTCAAAAACATCCCCACATTTGGTGTTAATTTACATCTGACTGTTAAACATCCAATTTCCTTCTAGATTAATAAAGAATCATCCACATTTGATCAAACAGctcatgttttttatgttttctcctcatgtttttatcaaaataatttttttcttcctgtatgAATTTGCTTATAAGTGACTGGGGTGAAGTCAGGTTGGGAAATAATTACTTTATGACGACTATAAAGATAAACTGGTCCCAATAACACGCTGCTGGGTGTAAAGCAAAGGTAGAAGGTTTACATCCACATGTTGACTGTCATTCATGACCCCTCCCTCCAAAGTGCAACTTAATG encodes:
- the lix1l gene encoding LIX1-like protein isoform X1 produces the protein MESHLIPDSIRPQRLQPGIGFGSGPTGTLRSSSLRPGVTVPIAPLLPSPASLAASCGPPPPPPPLQFHSLYGGIGAGLGPGAAGHCNPGNPAVLKEAVEAVVRSFAKHTQGYGRVNVVEALQEFWQMKLTRGADLRNGALVVYEMVPSNSPPYVCYVSLPGGSCFGSFQFCPTKAEARRSAAKIALMNSVFNEHPSRRITDDFIEKSVSEALASFNIRRRNDWEDYRGNREEADNPNTGIGAFRFMLESNKGKSMLEFQELMTVFQLLHWNGSLKAMRERQCSRQEVLAHYSHRALDDDMRTQMAADWVNREQSVASTIAQELASTDRELEDARLAGRELRFYKEKKDILMLAVGQLNAANTATLPSR
- the lix1l gene encoding LIX1-like protein isoform X2; its protein translation is MESHLIPDSIRPQRLQPGIGFGSGPTGTLRSSSLRPGVTVPIAPLLPSPASLAASCGPPPPPPPLQFHSLYGGIGAGLGPGAAGHCNPGNPAVLKEAVEAVVRSFAKHTQGYGRVNVVEALQEFWQMKLTRGADLRNGALVVYEMVPSNSPPYVCYVSLPGGSCFGSFQFCPTKAEARRSAAKIALMNSVFNEHPSRRITDDFIEKSVSEALASFNGNREEADNPNTGIGAFRFMLESNKGKSMLEFQELMTVFQLLHWNGSLKAMRERQCSRQEVLAHYSHRALDDDMRTQMAADWVNREQSVASTIAQELASTDRELEDARLAGRELRFYKEKKDILMLAVGQLNAANTATLPSR